A stretch of the Gemmatimonadaceae bacterium genome encodes the following:
- a CDS encoding DUF5110 domain-containing protein, whose product MASSGTTRRPRNSSPASTAAPRSSRGSASGSASSSSPATRPRRSTPATPNSPVARGLRRRYAGRDGDFTLYEDDGVSYGDERGTGVSTRLHWNDATGTLTGTGGDRAPARPATGLVQVIGRCAPPLTDARAAVQFRQLSSTMSVTCAVETACCWCLFSHWNSCSHRCLPPRCARLAT is encoded by the coding sequence ATGGCATCGTCTGGGACAACCCGTCGGCCACGCAATTCATCGCCGGCATCAACGGCCGCACCGCGTTCCAGTCGAGGGTCGGCGAGCGGGTCAGCTTCTTCGTCATCACCGGCGACACGCCCGAGGCGATCTACACCGGCTACGCCGAACTCACCGGTTGCACGCGGACTCCGCCGACGGTACGCCGGGCGTGACGGCGACTTCACGCTGTACGAAGACGACGGCGTGTCGTACGGCGACGAACGCGGCACGGGCGTCTCCACGCGACTGCACTGGAACGACGCCACCGGCACGCTGACGGGCACCGGCGGCGACCGGGCGCCGGCACGACCGGCAACCGGGCTGGTGCAGGTGATCGGGCGATGCGCGCCCCCGTTGACGGACGCGCGCGCCGCCGTTCAGTTCCGCCAGTTGTCCTCCACCATGAGTGTGACATGCGCTGTCGAGACTGCCTGCTGTTGGTGCCTGTTCTCGCACTGGAACTCGTGCTCGCACCGCTGCTTGCCGCCCAGGTGCGCCAGGTTGGCGACCTGA